A window of the Cicer arietinum cultivar CDC Frontier isolate Library 1 chromosome 6, Cicar.CDCFrontier_v2.0, whole genome shotgun sequence genome harbors these coding sequences:
- the LOC101507945 gene encoding CBL-interacting protein kinase 2, protein MEQKGSVLMQRYEIGKLLGQGTFAKVYHARNLKNGTSVAIKVIDKVKVLKVGMIDQIKCEISVMRLVRHPHVVELYEVMASKTKIYFVMEYVKGGELFDKVSKGKLKHDDARRYFQQLVSAVDYCHSRGVCHRDLKPENLLLDENGNLKVSDFGLSALAQSKHQDGLLHTTCGTPAYVAPEVINRKGYDGIKADIWSCGVILYVLLAGFLPFRDSNLMEMYRKIGKAEFKFPNWFASDVRRLLSKILDPNPKTRISLAKIMESSWFKKGLEKHIDTNKEYKELPPLDADGVFGACENGDHIELSKPCNNLNAFDIISFSSGFDLSGLFEEKDRKTEVRFTSNKPASIIISKFEEICQSLGLKVKKKGGGLFKFEGSKEGRKGHLGFDAEIFEITPVFHLVEMKKSDGDTLEYQKLLKENVRPALKDIVWTWQGEQPQQLQNGVLQKEEPPSHSGVSEVVLHSSS, encoded by the coding sequence ATGGAACAAAAAGGAAGTGTGCTTATGCAACGATATGAAATAGGGAAATTATTAGGCCAAGGAACCTTTGCAAAAGTCTATCATGCAAGGAACCTCAAAAACGGAACTAGCGTGGCCATCAAAGTTATTGATAAAGTGAAGGTTTTGAAGGTTGGGATGATTGATCAGATTAAGTGTGAAATTTCAGTGATGAGACTAGTCAGGCATCCGCATGTTGTTGAGCTTTATGAGGTAATGGCAAGCAAAACCAAAATTTACTTTGTCATGGAGTATGTAAAAGGTGGCGAACTCTTCGACAAAGTATCGAAAGGAAAGCTCAAGCATGATGATGCTAGGAGATACTTTCAGCAATTGGTCAGTGCTGTTGATTACTGTCATAGCCGAGGTGTGTGTCATCGTGATCTAAAACCAGAAAACCTTCTGTTGGATGAGAATGGAAATTTGAAGGTCTCTGATTTCGGGTTAAGTGCACTTGCTCAATCTAAGCACCAAGATGGATTACTTCATACTACATGTGGCACCCCTGCTTACGTTGCTCCGGAAGTGATAAACCGAAAGGGATACGATGGGATTAAAGCTGATATATGGTCATGCGGGGTGATCTTGTATGTTCTATTGGCTGGTTTTCTTCCATTTAGAGATTCAAATCTTATGGAGATGTATAGGAAAATCGGTAAGGCAGAATTCAAGTTTCCTAACTGGTTTGCATCAGATGTACGCAGATTGTTGTCGAAAATATTGGATCCAAACCCAAAGACGAGGATATCATTGGCCAAAATTATGGAAAGTTCTTGGTTCAAAAAGGGGTTAGAGAAGCATATTGATACTAACAAAGAATACAAAGAACTACCTCCTCTAGATGCAGATGGAGTATTCGGAGCTTGTGAGAATGGAGATCATATCGAGCTGTCGAAACCTTGTAATAATCTGAATGCTTTCGATATCATCTCCTTTTCATCCGGCTTTGATTTGTCTGGTTTGTTTGAGGAGAAAGATCGAAAGACAGAAGTGCGGTTTACGTCTAACAAGCCTGCTTCAATCATCATCTCCAAGTTTGAAGAAATTTGCCAGAGTCTCGGGctaaaagtgaagaaaaaaggTGGAGGTTTGTTCAAGTTTGAAGGTTCAAAAGAAGGAAGGAAAGGACATTTGGGTTTTGATGCAGAGATTTTCGAGATCACCCCGGTTTTCCATCTAGTCGAGATGAAAAAGTCCGACGGTGACACATTGGAGTACCAAAAGCTTTTGAAAGAGAATGTTAGGCCTGCACTTAAGGACATTGTTTGGACATGGCAAGGAGAACAACCACAGCAATTGCAAAATGGAGTATTGCAGAAAGAGGAACCGCCTTCCCATTCGGGTGTATCAGAGGTTGTTTTACACTCATCTTCGTAA